One Trichoderma atroviride chromosome 7, complete sequence DNA segment encodes these proteins:
- a CDS encoding uncharacterized protein (EggNog:ENOG41~CAZy:GH92~SECRETED:SignalP(1-23)): protein MFGWMMLGLFAQTLSAGASPTHGEDLSVYVNPFIGTAGPDGTGANSGDTFPGVSVPFGVVKLGPDTTEMNPSTNAFAGYTPDGNVTAFTCFHECGIGGASKYGVVGHMPLTTLAGVNVLDNTTYQQPRVSMDKASVGYYRSDLANGVKVELTASNHAGLFQYTYPENTDRIVLLDVSHNLPSLAEFIKSQSYSNGQIEVTNRGRRLIKDCLVLTILPGSDYKIYFCNDFDSTPSSWQYFSGPWNAPDNPPSPSTPVTWGNASTNPHGVQGGPDGDDSGDRVGAVFKFPSKTTVVKSKTGVSFISVEKACAFQKEIPSWTLNDTVKATKKIWNDDVFSKISIQEPSKNETRLTLFYSALYRMHQMPSDRTGENPIWNSTEPYYDDYYTLWDTFRCLNSFYLLVQPQRGVGMIRSLIDIWRHVGFMPDGRSGNHNGKVQGGSNADNVLADAYVKGFKDGINWNDGYKAVWTDAEVVPPPNNDPEDSTCTDNQGRCGLPDWINLGYVSTTFSSSISRTVEYSLNDFSVSQIAKGIAPNDYEKYLNRSGNWKNLWNPAINQYNTSGFLGPRYPNGTMITIAPQDESYTTEGLPWGT, encoded by the exons ATGTTTGGTTGGATGATGCTGGGCCTCTTTGCCCAAACTTTGAGCGCCGGCGCATCGCCCACTCATGGTGAAGATCTATCTGTTTACGTGAATCCGTTTATTGGAACTGCTGGACCAGATGGCACGGGCGCCAACTCAGGCGACACTTTCCCGGGCGTTTCTGTGCCTTTTGGAGTTGTGAAACTTGGGCCCGATACCACTGAGATGAATCCAAGTACAAACGCCTTTGCTGGGTATACGCCAGATGGAAACG TCACTGCATTTACCTGCTTTCATGAGTGCGGCATTGGAGGCGCCTCCAAATACGGTGTTGTCGGACACATGCCGCTTACAACCCTGGCAGGCGTTAATGTCCTCGACAACACGACTTACCAACAGCCTCGTGTTTCAATGGACAAGGCTTCCGTTGGGTACTACCGCTCTGATTTGGCAAATGGCGTCAAAGTTGAGCTGACTGCGTCTAACCATGCTGGACTTTTCCAATACACGTATCCCGAGAACACAGATCGCATCGTTCTTCTGGATGTATCGCACAACTTACCCTCGCTAGCGGAATTCATCAAGTCTCAGTCATATAGCAATGGCCAAATTGAAGTGACAAACAGAGGCCGGCGA CTGATCAAAGATTGTCTCGTGCTAACTATTCTACCAGGATCTGACTACAAAATATACTTTTGCAACGACTTTGATTCCACTCCTTCGAGCTGGCAATACTTCTCTGGGCCATGGAATGCCCCTGATAACCCCCCAAGTCCTTCTACGCCGGTGACTTGGGGTAATGCATCAACAAACCCTCACGGAGTCCAGGGAGGTCCTGACGGTGACGACTCTGGAGACAGAGTCGGAGCAGTTTTCAAGTTCCCTTCCAAGACTACAGTTGTCAAATCCAAGACTGGAGTGTCTTTCATATCGGTTGAGAAAGCTTGCGCATTTCAGAAAGAAATCCCATCTTGGACACTGAACGATACTGTGAAAGCCACCAAAAAGATATGGAACGATGATGTTTTCAGTAAAATATCGATCCAAGAGCCGTCTAAGAATGAGACCCGCCTGACACTCTTTTATTCTGCGCTTTATCGTATGCACCAAATGCCTTCCGACAGAACCGGAGAGAATCCAATCTGGAACTCTACAGAGCCGTATTACGACGACTATTACACTCTCTGGGATACCTTTCGCTGCCTGAATAGCTTCTATCTGTTGGTCCAACCACAACGGGGCGTTGGCATGATTCGCTCCCTCATTGATATATGGCGGCACGTTGGCTTCATGCCAGATGGTCGCAGCGGCAACCACAACGGCAAAGTACAAGGCGGCAGCAATGCCGATAACGTTTTGGCCGATGCCTATGTCAAAGGATTCAAGGATGGTATCAACTGGAATGACGGATACAAGGCCGTATGGACTGATGCAGAAGTTGTCCCGCCTCCTAACAATGATCCGGAGGACTCAACTTGTACCGATAATCAAGGTCGCTGCGGACTTCCTGATTGGATCAACCTAGGCTATGTGTCAACGACTTTTTCGTCAAGTATCAGTCGCACAGTTGAATATTCTCTGAATGACTTTTCTGTAAGCCAAATAGCCAAGGGGATAGCGCCAAACGACTACGAAAAATATTTGAACAGATCAGG AAATTGGAAAAATCTTTGGAATCCGGCAATCAATCAGTACAATACATCAGGTTTCCTTGGTCCTCGCTATCCCAATGGTACGATGATAACCATTGCTCCACAAGACGAGTCTTACACGACCGAAGGCCTTCCATGGGGTACGTGA
- a CDS encoding uncharacterized protein (EggNog:ENOG41) → MAVDILFQSPTVITGDESAEPFVADVLVSGGLIAKIGAPGSIDAPSTARRIEAKGHVLSPGFIDMHAHSDLYLLSHPDHEAKITQGCTTEVVGQDGISYSPIRNKDQLRAIREQIAGWNGNPTDKECRTTLSGVGMFEWQTVGEYLDCLERNKTATNVATLVPQGNLRLLACGPYDTPASPEEIQDQIQLLREAMAQGAVGMSSGLTYTPGMYASTSELASLCEALAKEFPGAFYAPHHRSYGFQAIESYAEMLGLGESTGCPIHLTHATLNFSENKGKAPILISMIDKSLEKGIDVTLDTYPYLPGCTTLAALLPSWASSGGPSETLKRLEDPETREKIRVAVEVTGCDGGHGIPTNWEEIQVGATSEPSLASYSGRRVAEIAKSLGKPASEVFFELLLNDKLATSIIMHVGNEENVRAIMQHRVHMSGSDAILHGKTLHPRAYGTFPRYLGHYSRDLSLIPLPAMIAHLTSRPAKRLSVYPFRGLVAEGSAADLVLFDPEAVKDMATYDEPKLPSKGIRYVLVNGQVALDEGKMTGARGGKTLRRGSDGKVKARDE, encoded by the exons ATGGCTGTGGACATCCTCTTCCAATCCCCAACCGTCATCACGGGCGATGAATCTGCCGAGCCGTTTGTGGCCGATGTGCTCGTGTCAGGCGGCCTGATTGCCAAAATCGGGGCTCCAGGCTCGATTGACGCTCCCTCGACGGCTCGACGGATTGAGGCAAAGGGCCACGTCTTGTCTCCCGGATTCATCGACATGCATGCTCATTCCGATCTTTACTTGCTCTCGCACCCTGATCATGAAGCAAAAATCACCCAAGGATGCACG ACCGAAGTTgttggccaagacggcatCTCTTACTCTCCAATCCGCAATAAAGACCAGCTGAGAGCAATCAGAGAACAAATTGCAGGTTGGAACGGCAATCCCACGGACAAAGAGTGCCGCACCACGCTCAGTGGAGTTGGCATGTTTGAGTGGCAGACTGTGGGAGAGTACCTGGACTGCTTGGAGCGCAACAAGACAGCCACCAATGTTGCCACTTTGGTGCCGCAAGGCAACTTGAGATTGCTGGCGTGTGGTCCTTATGACACGCCTGCATCGCCGGAAGAGATACAGGACCagatccagctgctgcgagaggCAATGGCCCAGGGTGCTGTCGGCATGTCTAG CGGCCTGACTTACACGCCCGGCATGTACGCTTCCACATCTGAGCTTGCCTCTCTCTGCGAAGCACTTGCAAAAGAGTTTCCCGGTGCATTTTATGCGCCTCATCATCGCAGTTATGGCTTCCAGGCTATTGAGAGCTATGCTGAAATGCTAGGACTAGGAGAGTCCACAGGGTGTCCTATTC ATCTCACTCACGCTACTCTTAATTTTTCAgaaaacaaaggcaaagccCCAATTCTCATATCCATGATTGACAAGTCCCTCGAAAAAGGTATCGATGTAACACTGGATACTTATCCCTATCTTCCCGGCTGCACAACTCTGGCCGCTCTGCTACCGAGCTGGGCTTCTTCAGGTGGCCCATCCGAAACGCTCAAGAGGCTAGAAGACCCagaaacaagagagaagatCCGCGTAGCGGTTGAAGTAACAGGATGCGACGGAGGCCATGGCATTCCCACAAACTGGGAGGAGATCCAAGTCGGTGCCACAAGCGAACCGTCCTTGGCATCTTACTCTGGCCGCAGGGTGGCAGAGATTGCCAAGTCGTTGGGAAAACCAGCCAGCGAGGTGTTTTTCGAACTTTTACTCAATGACAAGCTGGcgaccagcatcatcatgcaCGTCGGCAACGAAGAAAACGTGAGGGCCATTATGCAGCATCGGGTGCACATGTCGGGCAGCGACGCGATTCTGCACGGCAAGACGCTTCATCCACGCGCATATGGAACATTTCCTCGCTATCTAG GCCACTACTCGCGAGACCTATCGCTGATTCCTCTCCCCGCCATGATTGCGCATCTCACCTCTCGCCCAGCAAAGCGTCTCTCTGTCTATCCGTTCCGCGGGCTCGTCGCCGAAGGATCAGCTGCCGACCTTGTGCTGTTCGACCCGGAGGCCGTCAAAGACATGGCAACGTATGACGAGCCCAAGCTGCCTAGCAAAGGCATCAGGTATGTGCTGGTGAATGGTCAGGTGGCTCTCGACGAGGGTAAGATGACGGGTGCACGAGGAGGTAAGACGCTACGCAGAGGCAGCGATGGCAAAGTGAAGGCCAGAGATGAGTAA
- a CDS encoding uncharacterized protein (EggNog:ENOG41~TransMembrane:12 (i62-80o109-129i136-155o161-184i196-213o233-252i291-311o337-359i366-388o394-414i426-448o460-481i)), which yields MTRFSAQYFIPGADLIWGILTLAQYKVTNVHQLYVIRFFIGAAGSLFFPAVQWYLGCWYKRSELSRRGSLFFIASQIGSMSSGYIQSGAYTHLDGRYGIEGWRWLYIICFSCTIPIALFGFIVLPGHPDNCEPFILTRHDIQLARARMAAENREPRKPITLSVIQSVLTGWHFWILVTFAFFFSQADGISSNSGLPLWLKAEGYSVKDINTITTVMPAVTIVASIICGIFSDIYDAKVYLIAVTALLNIFAGVLLAIWKIPSGLKFFAFFLSGSADGIAAVIYAWANEICASNAEERAIVLSSMNTIGNTFGAWLPLFVWKTVDAPRYLIGYNWAIALDVCMLAMLFVLRSYWNRKKKLLQN from the exons ATGACTCGCTTCTCGGCACAGTACTTCATTCCTGGCGCAGATCTTATATGGGGCATACTCACTCTCGCGCAGTACAAAGTCACGAATGTGCATCAGCTTTATGTAATTCGTTTCTTCAtcggcgctgctggtagcCTGTTCTTTCCAGCTGTTCAATGGTATCTCGGCTGCTGGTATAAACGCTCTGAGCTAAGCCGACGGGGTTCCCTCTTCTTTATCGCCAGTCAAATCGGTAGTATGAGCTCGGGATACATACAAAGCGGCGCCTACACGCATCTTGATGGTAGATATGGCATTGAAGGGTGGCGCTGGCTGTACATTATCT GTTTCTCTTGTACCATCCCGATCGCTCTTTTTGGATTCATTGTCCTGCCTGGTCATCCGGATAACTGTGAACCTTTCATCTTAACAAGACATGATATTCAGCTAGCGAGAGCACGCATGGCAGCAGAGAATCGTGAGCCGAGGAAACCAATCACTTTATCCGTCATCCAATCTGTTCTCACCGGCTGGCACTTTTGGATTTTGGTaacctttgcctttttcttttcacagGCTGATGGCATTTCCTCCAACAGTGGCCTCCCTCTGTGGCTCAAAGCTGAGGGATACAGCGTGAAGGATATTAATACGATAACTACAGTTATGCCTGCGGTGACCATCGTGGCTTCAATCATCTGCGGAATTTTTTCCGATATTTACGACGCCAAAGTTTATCTCATCGCCGTTACTGCGCTTCTCAATATTTTTGCAGGTGTACTTCTGGCAATTTGGAAGATTCCCAGTGGCCTCAAgttctttgcctttttcttatCGGGATCTGCAGATGGCATAGCAGCCGTGATATACGCATGGGCAAATGAGATTTGCGCCAGTAACGCAGAAGAGCGCGCGATTGTGCTGAGCAGTATGAATACTATTGGGAATACATTTGGCGCGTGGCTGCCATTGTT TGTCTGGAAGACTGTTGATGCACCGCGATATCTCATCGGGTATAATTGGGCCATTGCACTTGACGTGTGCATGCTCGCCATGTTATTCGTGCTTCGGTCATATTGGAatcgcaaaaaaaagctgtTGCAAAATTGA
- a CDS encoding uncharacterized protein (EggNog:ENOG41~TransMembrane:9 (o34-56i68-85o105-124i163-183o209-231i238-260o266-286i298-320o332-353i)), which produces MSFPIEKDSQPQSTDVFAKDGTQATIGVEGAEPPDGSSIANVPRQKWYQWFSPSDTPEERRLIMKLDALIMIFVFLAYWAKVLDSSATSAAYVSGMKEDLKLFGNELNYLNTTYMVGYITLQIPLTVLMTRFSAQYFIPGADLIWGILTLAQYKVTNVHQLYVIRFFIGAAGSLFFPAVQWYLGCWYKRSELSRRGSLFFIASQIGSMSSGYIQSGAYTHLDGRYGIEGWRWLYIICFSCTIPIALFGFIVLPGHPDNCEPFILTRHDIQLARARMAAENREPRKPITLSVIQSVLTGWHFWILVTFAFFFSQADGISSNSGLPLWLKAEGYSVKDINTITTVMPAVTIVASIICGIFSDIYDAKVYLIAVTALLNIFAGVLLAIWKIPSGLKFFAFFLSGSADGIAAVIYAWANEICASNAEERAIVLSSMNTIGNTFGAWLPLFVWKTVDAPRYLIGYNWAIALDVCMLAMLFVLRSYWNRKKKLLQN; this is translated from the exons ATGTCGTTTCCAATTGAGAAGGATTCGCAACCACAATCTACGGATGTCTTCGCTAAAGATGGCACGCAAGCGACAATTGGAGTGGAGGGAGCCGAGCCGCCTGACGGATCATCCATCGCAAATGTACCTCGCCAGAAGTGGTATCAGTGGTTTTCTCCTAGTGATACGCCGGAAGAGCGTCGATTAATCATGAAATTGGACGCATTAATCATGATATTTGTTTTTCTTGCATACTGGGCGAAAGTTCTGGATTCATCTGCGACCAGTGCGGCGTATGTGAGCGGCATGAAAGAAGACTTGAAGCTATTCGGAAATGAGCTCAACTATCTCAATACTACCTATAT GGTTGGATACATCACTCTCCAGATACCACTGACTGTGCTT ATGACTCGCTTCTCGGCACAGTACTTCATTCCTGGCGCAGATCTTATATGGGGCATACTCACTCTCGCGCAGTACAAAGTCACGAATGTGCATCAGCTTTATGTAATTCGTTTCTTCAtcggcgctgctggtagcCTGTTCTTTCCAGCTGTTCAATGGTATCTCGGCTGCTGGTATAAACGCTCTGAGCTAAGCCGACGGGGTTCCCTCTTCTTTATCGCCAGTCAAATCGGTAGTATGAGCTCGGGATACATACAAAGCGGCGCCTACACGCATCTTGATGGTAGATATGGCATTGAAGGGTGGCGCTGGCTGTACATTATCT GTTTCTCTTGTACCATCCCGATCGCTCTTTTTGGATTCATTGTCCTGCCTGGTCATCCGGATAACTGTGAACCTTTCATCTTAACAAGACATGATATTCAGCTAGCGAGAGCACGCATGGCAGCAGAGAATCGTGAGCCGAGGAAACCAATCACTTTATCCGTCATCCAATCTGTTCTCACCGGCTGGCACTTTTGGATTTTGGTaacctttgcctttttcttttcacagGCTGATGGCATTTCCTCCAACAGTGGCCTCCCTCTGTGGCTCAAAGCTGAGGGATACAGCGTGAAGGATATTAATACGATAACTACAGTTATGCCTGCGGTGACCATCGTGGCTTCAATCATCTGCGGAATTTTTTCCGATATTTACGACGCCAAAGTTTATCTCATCGCCGTTACTGCGCTTCTCAATATTTTTGCAGGTGTACTTCTGGCAATTTGGAAGATTCCCAGTGGCCTCAAgttctttgcctttttcttatCGGGATCTGCAGATGGCATAGCAGCCGTGATATACGCATGGGCAAATGAGATTTGCGCCAGTAACGCAGAAGAGCGCGCGATTGTGCTGAGCAGTATGAATACTATTGGGAATACATTTGGCGCGTGGCTGCCATTGTT TGTCTGGAAGACTGTTGATGCACCGCGATATCTCATCGGGTATAATTGGGCCATTGCACTTGACGTGTGCATGCTCGCCATGTTATTCGTGCTTCGGTCATATTGGAatcgcaaaaaaaagctgtTGCAAAATTGA
- a CDS encoding uncharacterized protein (EggNog:ENOG41~CAZy:GH92~SECRETED:SignalP(1-23)), whose protein sequence is MFGWMMLGLFAQTLSAGASPTHGEDLSVYVNPFIGTAGPDGTGANSGDTFPGVSVPFGVVKLGPDTTEMNPSTNAFAGYTPDGNVTAFTCFHECGIGGASKYGVVGHMPLTTLAGVNVLDNTTYQQPRVSMDKASVGYYRSDLANGVKVELTASNHAGLFQYTYPENTDRIVLLDVSHNLPSLAEFIKSQSYSNGQIEVTNRGRRLIKDCLVLTILPGSDYKIYFCNDFDSTPSSWQYFSGPWNAPDNPPSPSTPVTWGNASTNPHGVQGGPDGDDSGDRVGAVFKFPSKTTVVKSKTGVSFISVEKACAFQKEIPSWTLNDTVKATKKIWNDDVFSKISIQEPSKNETRLTLFYSALYRMHQMPSDRTGENPIWNSTEPYYDDYYTLWDTFRCLNSFYLLVQPQRGVGMIRSLIDIWRHVGFMPDGRSGNHNGKVQGGSNADNVLADAYVKGFKDGINWNDGYKAVWTDAEVVPPPNNDPEDSTCTDNQGRCGLPDWINLGYVSTTFSSSISRTVEYSLNDFSVSQIAKGIAPNDYEKYLNRSGNWKNLWNPAINQYNTSGFLGPRYPNGTMITIAPQDESYTTEGLPWEYTWTVPFDMQSLIEKMGGADATEKRLDIMFVPNLRTTDLGVGVGSGTTLFNPGNEPSFGTPFLYNYLPGRQYKAVNQSRVNIDENYFAGSNGLPGNSDAGAMDSWMLWQMLGLYPVVTQPVYLILAPWFEDISISVGGSHTLRIKAQGLSNNSFFIQSLKVNGKVWNKSWLEHSDIAKGGLLEFVLGPEPKSWDTGDVPPSPGHQ, encoded by the exons ATGTTTGGTTGGATGATGCTGGGCCTCTTTGCCCAAACTTTGAGCGCCGGCGCATCGCCCACTCATGGTGAAGATCTATCTGTTTACGTGAATCCGTTTATTGGAACTGCTGGACCAGATGGCACGGGCGCCAACTCAGGCGACACTTTCCCGGGCGTTTCTGTGCCTTTTGGAGTTGTGAAACTTGGGCCCGATACCACTGAGATGAATCCAAGTACAAACGCCTTTGCTGGGTATACGCCAGATGGAAACG TCACTGCATTTACCTGCTTTCATGAGTGCGGCATTGGAGGCGCCTCCAAATACGGTGTTGTCGGACACATGCCGCTTACAACCCTGGCAGGCGTTAATGTCCTCGACAACACGACTTACCAACAGCCTCGTGTTTCAATGGACAAGGCTTCCGTTGGGTACTACCGCTCTGATTTGGCAAATGGCGTCAAAGTTGAGCTGACTGCGTCTAACCATGCTGGACTTTTCCAATACACGTATCCCGAGAACACAGATCGCATCGTTCTTCTGGATGTATCGCACAACTTACCCTCGCTAGCGGAATTCATCAAGTCTCAGTCATATAGCAATGGCCAAATTGAAGTGACAAACAGAGGCCGGCGA CTGATCAAAGATTGTCTCGTGCTAACTATTCTACCAGGATCTGACTACAAAATATACTTTTGCAACGACTTTGATTCCACTCCTTCGAGCTGGCAATACTTCTCTGGGCCATGGAATGCCCCTGATAACCCCCCAAGTCCTTCTACGCCGGTGACTTGGGGTAATGCATCAACAAACCCTCACGGAGTCCAGGGAGGTCCTGACGGTGACGACTCTGGAGACAGAGTCGGAGCAGTTTTCAAGTTCCCTTCCAAGACTACAGTTGTCAAATCCAAGACTGGAGTGTCTTTCATATCGGTTGAGAAAGCTTGCGCATTTCAGAAAGAAATCCCATCTTGGACACTGAACGATACTGTGAAAGCCACCAAAAAGATATGGAACGATGATGTTTTCAGTAAAATATCGATCCAAGAGCCGTCTAAGAATGAGACCCGCCTGACACTCTTTTATTCTGCGCTTTATCGTATGCACCAAATGCCTTCCGACAGAACCGGAGAGAATCCAATCTGGAACTCTACAGAGCCGTATTACGACGACTATTACACTCTCTGGGATACCTTTCGCTGCCTGAATAGCTTCTATCTGTTGGTCCAACCACAACGGGGCGTTGGCATGATTCGCTCCCTCATTGATATATGGCGGCACGTTGGCTTCATGCCAGATGGTCGCAGCGGCAACCACAACGGCAAAGTACAAGGCGGCAGCAATGCCGATAACGTTTTGGCCGATGCCTATGTCAAAGGATTCAAGGATGGTATCAACTGGAATGACGGATACAAGGCCGTATGGACTGATGCAGAAGTTGTCCCGCCTCCTAACAATGATCCGGAGGACTCAACTTGTACCGATAATCAAGGTCGCTGCGGACTTCCTGATTGGATCAACCTAGGCTATGTGTCAACGACTTTTTCGTCAAGTATCAGTCGCACAGTTGAATATTCTCTGAATGACTTTTCTGTAAGCCAAATAGCCAAGGGGATAGCGCCAAACGACTACGAAAAATATTTGAACAGATCAGG AAATTGGAAAAATCTTTGGAATCCGGCAATCAATCAGTACAATACATCAGGTTTCCTTGGTCCTCGCTATCCCAATGGTACGATGATAACCATTGCTCCACAAGACGAGTCTTACACGACCGAAGGCCTTCCATGGG AATACACATGGACGGTTCCATTTGACATGCAAAGCCTTATTGAGAAAATGGGCGGTGCCGACGCAACCGAAAAGCGTCTTGACATAATGTTTGTGCCTAATCTTCGAACAACAGATTTAGGCGTGGGAGTTGGTTCTGGAACAACTCTATTTAATCCTG GCAATGAACCAAGTTTTGGCACTCCATTCTTGTACAATTACCTACCAGGCCGCCAATACAAAGCCGTCAATCAGTCTCGCGTGAATATTGACGAAAACTATTTTGCTGGATCAAACGGCCTGCCAGGTAACAGCGATGCTGGCGCCATGGACAGCTGGATGCTCTGGCAGATGCTCGGTCTGTATCCAGTGGTAACCCAGCCGGTGTATCTAATCCTAGCACCGTGGTTTGAAGACATTTCAATTTCAGTCGGGGGTTCTCATACCCTTCGTATTAAGGCGCAAGGGTTATCGAACAATAGTTTCTTTATTCAGAGCTTAAAAGTCAATGGTAAGGTCTGGAACAAGAGCTGGCTAGAGCATAGCGACATTGCAAAAGGCGGACTTCTAGAATTTGTATTGGGGCCTGAGCCAAAATCGTGGGACACTGGGGATGTTCCTCCTAGTCCGGGCCATCAGTAG